Proteins encoded in a region of the Magallana gigas chromosome 8, xbMagGiga1.1, whole genome shotgun sequence genome:
- the LOC105338755 gene encoding uncharacterized protein, translating into MITVGYYFYEVMEFILLLIFFAGAQTEGNNENCKEMLQGYLTGQLSSALGAYQVEALRREFKSFTGDMEKSMKELKQNVETKLKNIKNTANNSIVYTRWGRKNCPSSAELVLSGFVGGSSHSVTGAAVEPLCLPRKPEWGHYRDGTEGYKAYIYGAEYETSDLSGKWLKLHDHDVPCAVCLVRNRSVVKMFPATRMCKEGWKLEYRGYLMAGYPTHTAGTSYTCIDEDPESLHGGGNINNNGYLFYMVEARCGSLKCPPYVEGREIVCVVCSLEK; encoded by the exons ATGATTACAGTTGGATATTACTTTTATGAG GTGATGGAGTTCATATTGCTGCTGATATTTTTTGCTGGTGCACAAACCGAGGGAAATAACGAAAATTGTAAAGAGATGTTGCAGGGTTATCTGACAGGACAACTGTCGTCTGCTCTAGGAGCGTACCAAGTAGAGGCATTGAGGCGGGAGTTCAAAAGTTTTACTGGTGACATGGAGAAATCCATGAAAGAGCTCAAACAAAACGTTGAGACAAAgctgaaaaatatcaaaa ACACAGCAAATAATAGCATTGTTTACACAAGATGGGGAAGGAAAAACTGTCCATCAAGTGCGGAATTGGTTCTCTCTG GGTTTGTTGGAGGATCTTCTCATAGTGTTACTGGGGCAGCAGTTGAACCGCTTTGTTTACCAAGGAAACCGGAATGGGGACACTACAGGGACGGCACTGAAGGATATAAAGCTTATATCTACGGTGCAGAATACGAGACAAGTGATTTAAGTGGCAAGTGGCTCAAACTCCATGATCATGACGTCCCTTGTGCTGTTTGCCTAGTTCGAAACAGATCCGTGGTAAAGATGTTTCCGG CTACACGAATGTGTAAAGAAGGTTGGAAGTTAGAATATCGTGGGTATCTAATGGCTGGTTACCCTACTCACACAGCTGGGACATCATATACTTGCATCGACGAAGACCCAGAGAGTTTACATGGAGGTGGTAACATCAACAACAACGGTTACCTGTTCTATATGGTAGAGGCGAGATGTGGTTCATTAAAGTGTCCACCTTATGTTGAAGGAAGAGAGATTGTTTGCGTTGTGTGTTCcttggaaaaataa